A stretch of Endozoicomonas sp. SCSIO W0465 DNA encodes these proteins:
- a CDS encoding type I restriction endonuclease subunit R — protein MAGSGTVTKPERATQNRVVKTLFQDQLGYHYLGDWEDRPNNSNVEETRLTGFLVGKGYNSAAISRAVTQLKAAASEQSKSLYQSNKAFYELLRFGVNVKTDAGNLTETVQVIDWHNPEDNDFAIAEEVTVFGEREKRPDVVLYVNGIAVAVLELKNSRESVGKAIRQSNTNQRDDFIRSFFNTVQFVFAGNDSEGLKYGTILTPEKFFLTWKEDEADNSGYKLDKYLGKLCEKRRFIELLYDFVLFDGGIKKLPRVHQYFGVKAAQEHIRRREGGIIWHTQGSGKSITMVLLAKWILENKPDARVLVITDRVELNDQIERVFTDAGEAISTTSSGRDLMAQLGQAKPRLICSLVHKFGRREVDDLDAYIKELGKQERHAVGDIYVFVDECHRTQSGSLHRLMKAILPGALFIGFTGTPLLKKDKATSLEVFGKYIHTYKFNEAVEDGVVLDLVYEARDIDQRLKSQGKVDEWFDAKTKPLNDYQKSELKKMWGTMQKVLSARSRMNVVVSDIILDFNTKQRLSSQSGNAILVASSIYEACRYYQIFQETELKGKCAVVTSYNPQTKDIATEGTGNNTETDKEFVFRVYEQLLKDVKPEAGKTKTETYESKAKSLFTKEPANMKLLIVVDKLLTGFDAPSCTYLYIDKSMQDHGLFQAICRVNRLDTEDKINGYIIDYKDLFNKVGKAVAVYTSELDYDDFKEEDCEILLKQRLEEGRERLDNALEAIEMLCEPVPPPRGDLEFIHYFCGNSEMAADLKAKEPLRAALYKSTVALIRAYANIADELVAAGYTAKRIEQIKERLDFYVKLRELIRRSSNEVIDLKAYEADMRHLIDTYIQADDSVEISPFKDTPLIDVIVRSGMAEAIRTELGRMKGNQQAVSEAIENNVRSRIIESQLNDPAYFDKMSTLLDELIRQRKQNAIEYEKYLKEIAELANKVVTGQKDDMPAALDTPAKRMLYNNLGEDEALVLKVDAAVRANLMDAWRGDEAKESYILNALYEILQDEDETFRVFNLISNQQEYLSGA, from the coding sequence ATGGCTGGCTCCGGTACCGTAACCAAACCCGAACGGGCCACCCAAAACCGGGTGGTGAAAACCCTGTTTCAGGATCAACTGGGCTATCACTATCTGGGCGACTGGGAAGACCGCCCCAATAACAGCAATGTGGAAGAAACCCGGTTAACGGGCTTTCTGGTGGGCAAGGGTTACAACAGCGCCGCCATCAGCCGGGCGGTCACCCAACTGAAAGCCGCCGCCAGTGAACAGAGCAAAAGCCTCTACCAAAGCAATAAAGCTTTTTATGAGCTGCTCCGTTTCGGCGTGAATGTGAAAACGGATGCAGGCAATCTTACCGAAACCGTCCAGGTGATTGACTGGCACAACCCCGAAGACAACGACTTTGCCATTGCCGAAGAGGTCACCGTCTTTGGTGAACGGGAAAAACGCCCGGATGTGGTGCTCTACGTCAACGGTATCGCCGTGGCGGTGCTGGAGCTGAAAAACAGCCGTGAATCCGTGGGCAAAGCCATACGACAGAGCAATACCAATCAGCGGGACGATTTTATCCGCTCCTTTTTCAATACCGTCCAGTTTGTTTTTGCCGGTAACGATTCGGAGGGTTTGAAATACGGCACCATCCTGACGCCGGAAAAGTTCTTCCTCACCTGGAAAGAGGACGAGGCGGACAACAGCGGTTACAAGCTGGATAAATACCTGGGCAAACTGTGCGAGAAACGGCGGTTTATTGAGCTGCTGTACGACTTTGTACTGTTTGATGGCGGCATCAAAAAACTGCCACGGGTGCATCAATACTTTGGGGTGAAAGCGGCACAGGAACATATCCGTCGGCGGGAAGGCGGGATTATCTGGCACACCCAGGGCAGTGGCAAAAGTATCACCATGGTGTTGCTGGCCAAGTGGATTCTGGAAAACAAGCCCGATGCCCGGGTGCTGGTGATTACCGACCGAGTGGAACTGAACGACCAGATTGAGCGGGTGTTTACCGATGCCGGTGAAGCCATCTCCACCACGAGCAGCGGCCGTGATTTGATGGCCCAGCTTGGCCAGGCCAAACCCCGGCTGATCTGCTCGCTGGTGCATAAGTTCGGCCGCCGGGAGGTGGATGACCTGGATGCCTATATCAAAGAACTGGGCAAGCAGGAACGCCATGCAGTGGGGGATATCTACGTGTTTGTGGATGAGTGCCATCGCACCCAGAGCGGCAGTTTGCACCGACTGATGAAGGCGATTCTGCCCGGTGCGCTGTTTATTGGTTTTACCGGCACGCCGTTGCTGAAAAAGGATAAAGCCACCAGCCTTGAGGTGTTTGGCAAATACATTCACACCTATAAGTTCAACGAGGCTGTGGAAGACGGTGTGGTGCTGGATTTGGTCTATGAGGCCCGGGATATTGACCAGCGACTGAAATCCCAGGGCAAGGTGGATGAGTGGTTTGACGCCAAAACCAAACCGTTGAATGACTACCAGAAATCCGAACTGAAAAAAATGTGGGGCACTATGCAAAAGGTATTGAGTGCCCGCTCTCGGATGAATGTGGTGGTGAGCGATATCATTCTGGATTTCAATACCAAACAACGGCTCAGCTCGCAGTCGGGTAATGCCATTCTGGTGGCTTCCAGCATTTATGAGGCGTGCCGTTATTATCAGATTTTTCAGGAGACGGAGCTGAAGGGTAAGTGTGCGGTGGTTACCTCCTATAACCCGCAGACCAAAGATATCGCCACCGAAGGCACCGGCAATAATACTGAGACGGATAAAGAGTTTGTCTTCCGGGTTTATGAACAACTGCTGAAGGATGTGAAGCCGGAAGCGGGCAAAACCAAGACCGAAACTTACGAATCCAAAGCTAAATCTCTGTTCACCAAAGAACCGGCCAATATGAAACTGCTGATCGTGGTGGATAAGCTGCTGACCGGTTTTGATGCGCCCAGCTGTACGTATCTTTATATTGATAAATCCATGCAGGATCACGGTCTGTTTCAGGCGATCTGCCGGGTGAACCGGCTGGATACGGAAGATAAGATTAACGGCTATATCATTGACTACAAAGACCTGTTTAATAAAGTGGGCAAGGCGGTTGCGGTTTATACCAGTGAGCTGGATTACGACGACTTTAAGGAAGAGGATTGTGAGATTCTACTCAAGCAGCGGCTGGAAGAAGGTCGGGAGCGGCTGGACAATGCCCTGGAAGCCATCGAGATGCTGTGTGAGCCGGTGCCGCCGCCCAGGGGGGATCTGGAGTTTATCCATTACTTCTGTGGTAATAGCGAGATGGCGGCAGACCTCAAGGCAAAAGAACCTTTGCGGGCTGCGCTCTATAAATCGACGGTGGCGCTGATCCGGGCTTATGCCAATATTGCCGATGAACTTGTGGCTGCGGGTTATACCGCTAAACGGATTGAGCAGATCAAAGAGCGGCTGGATTTTTATGTGAAGCTGCGGGAGCTGATTCGCCGTTCCAGCAATGAGGTGATTGACCTTAAAGCCTATGAAGCGGATATGCGTCACCTGATTGATACTTATATTCAGGCGGATGATTCGGTGGAGATTTCCCCGTTCAAGGATACGCCGCTGATTGACGTGATTGTGCGCAGTGGTATGGCCGAGGCGATCCGGACAGAACTGGGGCGGATGAAGGGCAATCAACAGGCGGTGTCGGAAGCCATTGAAAATAACGTACGCAGCCGCATTATCGAGAGCCAGCTGAATGACCCGGCCTATTTTGACAAGATGTCTACACTGCTTGATGAGCTGATTCGCCAGCGCAAGCAGAATGCCATTGAGTACGAAAAGTATCTGAAGGAAATTGCCGAGCTGGCGAACAAAGTCGTGACCGGGCAAAAGGATGATATGCCTGCGGCGTTGGATACTCCGGCAAAGCGTATGCTCTACAATAACCTGGGTGAAGATGAGGCGTTGGTGTTAAAAGTGGATGCCGCAGTTAGAGCCAATCTGATGGATGCCTGGCGTGGGGATGAGGCCAAGGAGAGCTATATACTCAATGCGCTCTATGAGATTCTGCAAGATGAGGATGAAACGTTTCGTGTTTTCAATCTTATCTCTAATCAGCAAGAGTATTTATCAGGAGCCTGA
- a CDS encoding restriction endonuclease subunit S has translation MTTNQGFKNFIPNAETDLEFLFYLLKMQTPGFIGLCSGSTFLEISKLQVASYKVSVPWQKKQQEKISSALASMDDDISVLQDKLAKHQTLKQGMMQNLLTGTVRLV, from the coding sequence ATGACAACTAATCAAGGCTTTAAGAATTTCATACCCAATGCTGAAACTGATCTTGAGTTCCTCTTTTACCTACTGAAGATGCAAACACCGGGTTTTATTGGTTTGTGTAGTGGGAGTACATTCTTAGAAATCAGTAAACTTCAGGTGGCGAGCTATAAGGTTTCAGTACCCTGGCAAAAGAAGCAGCAAGAAAAAATATCTTCGGCCTTAGCAAGTATGGATGATGATATTTCTGTACTACAAGATAAGCTCGCTAAGCACCAAACTCTCAAACAAGGCATGATGCAAAACCTGCTCACCGGCACCGTCCGCCTCGTTTAA